caggtttcatctttatctacAAGATAGATGAACTTTTGTGCTGATAATTTTTTGGTGCGGAGGAGATAGTTTGTGGTTCTTACGGTGTCCTACTTTTTCTTTTCGAGAGGGCACACACAGCTGTAGTCTTTTGGTTGATTATGATTTTTTGTTCTCACCAAAATACTTATGAGTCGGTTAGTATCTCTTGCACTCAAACTAATCTTATATAAAATATCTTTTGCACTAAAACTAATTTTTTGTTCTCACCAAAATACCTATGTTGTTTTTGGCACATTCATTATTTGATAAGAGTTGAAATTTTCCTACAAATTATATTCCTTTAGATCTTAGTCCCCTTATGAAATTCCTGTCTACACCCCTGACAACAGGGACCAAGAAAACAGCAGCGAACCCAGCAGCAGGGACAAGAGCATCTTTGCCCCAGGTTCGCCAACATGCTTCTTCCAAGGACTGGTAAGAACTGTGctcaaattatttttttgttgagaAATTCCATAAACACAGGGGTGATTAAGTAGGGGGGAAGTCACCTCTGTGGCATTGGCACCAGCCCAACAAGATCAGAGGGTAGATGTTGAGTTGGACGTGCGGCATGCTGAGCACACTCTCCCACTTCCCAGCCTAGTGACACTGCTTCACTTGTCACTTGGTTGGACATATGGATGGGGGATATTCATGTAGACATCACCGCTGCTGAGGAGCGTAGTGAGACGCGATTGCAAAGACTAGAGCACTAGACATATAAAATGTAGATATAGATATATGATTTGGTTATGCTTCAACTTCATGCTCAACAAATATAGATACTTCAGAACGGTTAGCAATGTCATATGTAGCCAAGTCCAAAGcatcataatcattaaaaaacCTCGGTGTACTAGTTCTTACTTCTTAGACGAATCCTCAGTTTTGTTCTCCACCATAATTTGAACTTTCCCTCATAAATTATGTCTTTCACCAAATCaacatcttaaaaaaaaatccatgtccAACCCATGAAATGCATGAACCTCACCTCCCATGTAATGCATACCGGGCCCATTCACAAATATGAGCCCAAGTGATTCACTGCCGTAGAATTATTCATCCTGCAATGACGATGTAAAAAATATTATGACATGCCTTAAACATACAATTCCCACAAAATATAACCTTGTAATTTGAACAAAAGTAAACCAAAACacttaatgataaaaaaaaaagattagaaGGGGAGAGGACGTGTACCTGCTACAAAACTGCCAATGACCTTTAAAAATGAAGAACAAGTGGCGAGTCAGGGTTCAGCACCACAATGAAGCTTCACACTTGGTGGAACAACAGGGAAATGCTTCAGATTTTGTTAGTAACATCAATGGAGTTCAATGCCCAAAAATAGGGACTCTCTTAAGCTTTGaacttttattttgaattagaACATGGAGGGATGAAGGGGAAAATTAGGTTGGTCCCTTCTGTGGTGCCTCCTCCCAGGCGCAGGTATGGTGCCTCTGCCTATTTGGACCAGTAAGAATGTGGCATGTATTAAATGAGttgacttttctttttttctgaaatgaattaaaataataggaaatgattttcataaaatatggttttataaaaataaaatatttattaatttgctAACAGGTCCCTCAGTTAATTAGTTACCACAGTAAAAGTAATACCCTCATTTGAATTGATGTGACTATTGATGTTCCCTCTGTTTTGATAACTAATACACTtcaatattttcatcatttctCAACACCATCTTCATCCTTCCCAAAGCAGAACATTCCAGAGAAAGAGAAGTGTGAGAGACTGAGTGGCGGAGACGACGAGAGTGATCGACGGTGGAACGGCGGTGGAACGCGACGACGAGGACCGACGGTGGAACGCGACGACGTGAGAGAAGAAGGCGCCAGCGACCTACGATatgttcttcatcttttcttttcgtAGTTTTGATCTTCAAGTATTCTCTTCTGGGGTTTGGATCTTAATGAAAGAATGGTTTTTTTCTCAGGGTTTGTGTTCTGATATCGTTCTCATATCTTTGTCTGAGTTAAAGTTTTGATGTTTTGATGTTTACGGTTATTTTTCATAACTTGTAATTACAATTATTCCGAATAGGCTGTAGATTTGAAAACCAACCTTGTATATCACATGCATGTCATTCCCCTTTCTTTGTCTGCATTAAAGGTttgatttttatgttatttatgGTTTGTAGATTTGTTATGGAACCTTGTTTATCACATGAGTGTTCTTTTTTTGGTGGGATTGAACCATATTTTTATGTTGATATTGAATTTTAAACGTCTGGGTTCACATTCTTAATCTGTGCTTTGAACtgattatttgtgtttttgaaGAGATGAGTCAAACAAGTGCTTATGGCCCTTACACACCTGGTTTCAATACTGTGATAAAGTTAAACCTGGTAATTTTTAGCTCCTTCCATTTGTGTTGGTATAGTTATATGGTTTAAACATCAattttaataagttttattggAAAAACATTAGGATGACGTGGAAGTTCCAGTAGAGTTTATTGCACAATACAAATCTATGCTGGGAAATCATGTTGTGGTTAGGGATCCTGTAGGGGGGAGTTCACCTTTCAGTTGGTTGTGGGTAATAATGGAGGTTTGCTCATTGATGCTGTGGTCAAGTTTGTAAAAATGTATGATTTGAAAAGAAATCATTGGGCAGATTTCTCCTATTGTGGAAAGAACAAGTTTTCTATCAGGATATTTGATAGACTGATGAATCAAATAAGCTATGGTGCTGGCCCTTCTGTAAGGCAACCTGATGTTGGGAGTTCAGGTAAGAATGGTGAAGAGGTGGTTGTGTCTGATGTTGGTGATAAGGATGAAGTTGGTGGGGAAGTTCCAGTGGATGATGTCGGTGGTAAGGTTGAAGTTGGTGGGGAAGTTTCAGTTCCAGTGGCTGATGTTGGTGATAAGGATGAAGATGGTGTGGAAGTTCCAGTTCCAGTGGCTGATGTTGGTGGGGAGATACCATTAGCTGATGTTGGTGGGCAGTTTATGGATGTGGATAACATTGAAGAGAATGATGTAATTATGATATCAAGTGATGATGAGGAGGATGATGGAATTGTGCAATTAagtgatgaggaggaggatgatggaATTATGCAATTGAGTGATGGAGAGGAGGATGATGGTGTGGAGAGGGTTATTCATAATTTTGATAAGGTCATTAGCAGCTCTGATTCTGGTGGAGGCCAGACAATGGTAAGTACTTGTTTTTAAATTGtagtgctacttgtttttaaaaTTTCGTTTGCTGTATGTGATATCTAAtacaatgtttatttttttattttcaggcATTGCCTAAGTTGTATGTGGTGAATCATATTAGGGCAAACTGGGAGAATATCGTTCTACAAACCCCTAGGGGTAGAACTTATAGTTGTCTGCTGAAAAGAAGGAATCCAAGGAAGATTGATACTCCAATCCACATTGCAAAGGATTGGTATCAATATGTGAAGGATCATGAGTTGAAGTATAGGGATGTTGTGCACTTTCGGCCAGTTAGCACTCACAACAATTTGGTTAATGTTACCATTACCCGTGGGCAGCCGTAGTGAGTTTGATGTTTTGTTGATTTCCTATTAATGTTTTCAGTTTGGACCTTGTATGTTTTGCCTTTGTTTTGTGCAACTTTTGGACTGGCTTGATGCCCCTGGCTTGTTAGACCTTTTTGGATATGTTTTGTGCAACTTGGTGTTTTATGGATATTAGTTAATCAATGACTTTATATGTTATTAAGGTTTCAATTATTTACTTATTAGTATATTTCTGTAGTGTATAATATATGGCATCTCAATCATTCTCTTCGACACAAAGAAGAAATGGGATTGCTGATGGAAGGCTCTGTACTTGCGGCCTTACCCCAGCCCTAAAGACTTCATGGTCCAGTAGTAATTATGGACGAAGATATTTTCAATGTCCTTTGAAGGTAAACAGGGAGTTTTTGTTATGTATTCAGTTGACAACAAGGAATATATAACTTATGAACTTAAATATACGCAGGCTTGTGGGTATTATGATTGGCTTGATCCCCCTGTGCATGGGCAAGTTGTTGAAGCCCCCATGACTGCTGCTGTGACTCCTGGTCAAGTTGATGATTGCTTTGAAGGATTAAAGAGGGCAGAAGCTTTGATCTCTGACTACAAGAGAAGGGAACAAATGTAtttcattgttgttgttgtctctTTGGTAGTTGTTGTGCTACTTATTTTGTTTAAGTGATTTACACAAgctttggatatgtaaaactGTTTTTGAGAAGTGGTCACATGTATGTGTACTCTTTTTGAATTATTAACTCTTTTATGAGAAGTGCTCACATGAGTCCTCTTTTTAAACTTatctaaatttacattttttagtATACATAATAATTTAATGAAACTGTGTAAGTAGATGATGAGAAACCTCCCAAGATGACTATGATAAAACTATGTAAGTAGATGATGAGAAACCTCCAAAAATGACTATAATAAAACTATGACAAAAGAGCATACAAAAGAACCAAGAACATTTGCTATATTAAGTGAAAACTGGTCCAAATAAAATAGTGAGTAAGTAGTGCTCTTGTCAAACTTGACTATGATTTACTATGTCAAAAGATGTTACTATCGCTATGAAACATGTTTTCAACTGTTTTTAAGTGAAAATGGGTCCAAATAAGGTTGCTCTTGTCTAAGTTAGGTTGATCTTTCTATTGCTATGAATCATGTTTCTATTTTCAATAGAAAATGGTCCAAATATATAACTAAGTTGCGCTCTTGTGTTCTTGTTTAAGCTATAGCTATTATTGCATTTGAAGAAAACATGATCTAATAAACATGATATAAGACAACCAACgcataaaaatttataaaagggTTTTTTGGCAACTAGTGCCTTAACCTGATGAACAAAATTTGGCAACTACAAGTGCCCTGAAAAAGGATTCAATGCGTCCACGCTTGCGCATACACAAAGATAAAGCAcggaataaaaaatatagattGTGTCTAACAATAACCAAGATTACAAAATCAGCAAGTCTTTGGCACCCCTTTCTTCTTGTTTCCAGCTTCTGATATCCTGTTGTAGTACACCAATGATTTTGATAGCATAACTCCTTGAAGCAAATTATGTGAATGGAGAACAAGGTCCACAGCAAGTTTCAATCTTGTGAAGTTATCAACCTCTATCTTGTATCCATTTATCCCCATCTGGTTCATCCAAGTTGCAACAAAAACTCCACAGTCGTTTCTGCATGACAGAAAACAATTTTCAATCAGTAAGTTACATGGTTTCAAAAGTATAAAAGAATTAAATTGTTATATGTAACTTACGAATCTTTCTTTTGAACCATAAGCCCTTCTGGGATAACCATTTTGAATTCAGACACAATAGGCTTAGGGCTATCATCGATGAGATAAAATGACTGGTCTTGCAGAAGTTCTTCCAAATAAATACACTACGAGCAACAAGTTTTCTCTtagtaacaaaattaataacaCAAATCATGTAATCAAAAAAGTAAATTCATTATAAGGTTATACCAGTAGTTTGGTACGCCTAATTCTGGCAAGCATCCTGCCTTCTTCCGGATAGCTGTCGAGATACACTACTTGCTCATTCTTAAAGTCCAGGACTATAAGGTACCAGTGCTTATAGTCGTCGTTAACAGGAATAAATATCTGGCAGAAAGCAACCATGTAGATAAAGCTCAAACAAGCTACATTTTGAATGAAATGATATGTTACACAATTATTGAGTTACCTTTTCAAGAAGGTCTACTTTCCCCATGAAATTTGCCTTAATTAAAATCTTCATAGAATTAGGGTTTGTAGTCCATGACAAAATAGCTTGCTACAGTGGAAAAGAACAGCTTCAGTGAACTTTATATTTCATTTCTATTAAACAGAACTTGCCATTAAGAATGAGCAGATGATATTACcgaaacatttgttgggaaaaaCCATATGGGTGGATTTTGATTAAAAGACCTCTCCTTCTTGGTCAACAAGCAAGATAGCAAGTTAAGCAAATCCGTCACCAACTCTCCTTTTGGTTTCAGGCACTGCAGCACACCACGGGTTCCATCCGAGAAAGGGATTTCAGGCTTCACCAAGGCCTCTTTCCTGCCATGAACATAACATGCATATTAAATTAGCTCTTCTACTGAgtatcaaaaaataatttaactaCGTAAATAAAAACTCAGACATTTTACCAAGCCAT
This is a stretch of genomic DNA from Lotus japonicus ecotype B-129 chromosome 1, LjGifu_v1.2. It encodes these proteins:
- the LOC130734395 gene encoding uncharacterized protein LOC130734395, with amino-acid sequence MYDLKRNHWADFSYCGKNKFSIRIFDRLMNQISYGAGPSVRQPDVGSSGKNGEEVVVSDVGDKDEVGGEVPVDDVGGKVEVGGEVSVPVADVGDKDEDGVEVPVPVADVGGEIPLADVGGQFMDVDNIEENDVIMISSDDEEDDGIVQLSDEEEDDGIMQLSDGEEDDGVERVIHNFDKVISSSDSGGGQTMALPKLYVVNHIRANWENIVLQTPRGRTYSCLLKRRNPRKIDTPIHIAKDWYQYVKDHELKYRDVVHFRPVSTHNNLVNVTITRGQPYV